A genomic region of Cannabis sativa cultivar Pink pepper isolate KNU-18-1 chromosome 1, ASM2916894v1, whole genome shotgun sequence contains the following coding sequences:
- the LOC115705522 gene encoding uncharacterized protein LOC115705522, whose translation MASTNSTPSDPFPSADDLAAKAVNKRYEGLVTVRTKAIKGKGAWYWAHLEPILIRNPSTNNPKAVKLKCSLCDSVFSASNPSRTATEHLKRGTCPNISSVLRPNSSVSPLPLTTLPSPSSHNHRKRSSQSCMSPPTPHHAPPTALEVHSLAMVESTRYCGEFGYLPPQNAGGGANNNNNNNSSNNTGLYNHHSMLSGGKDDLGALAMLENSVKKLKSPKASPGPTFSKEQIDSAVELLAEWFYESCGSVSLSSLEHPKFRAFLNHVGLPSLSRREFLGARLDAKFEEAKVESEARIEDAMFFQVASSGWKSKNVCDFPCGDENLVKFTVNLPNRTSVFQKAVFTGGALPSKYAEEILWDTVSGICGGSEQRCVGIVSDKYKAKALKNLEVQNHWMVNLSCQLQGFVSLIKDFNKEFPLFRVVTENCKKLANFVNTESQVRNVFLKYKTQELDCAGLLRVPSSKFDTSKNFGPVLAMLEDVLSCSRVLQMVVMDDSCKVVLVEDPTGREVVRMIQSEGFWNELDSVYSLVKLIRGMVQEIEVERPLVGQCLPLWEELRAKVKEWCAKCSIAEAPVDKIIENRFKKMYHPAWAAAFILDPLNLIRDTSGKYLPPFKCLTHEQQKDVDKLITRLVSREEAHIALMELMKWRSEGLDPLYAQAVQVKQRDPITGKMKVANPQSSRLVWETCLSEFKTLGKVAVRLIFLQATSCGFKCNWSFTKWICVHRHSKIGVEKAQKMIFVAAHAKLERRDLSNEEEKDAELFGGGNVEDDMLNEVFADAPSV comes from the coding sequence ATGGCTTCCACAAATTCAACCCCTTCTGACCCATTCCCCTCCGCAGACGACTTAGCTGCCAAGGCTGTCAACAAACGCTATGAGGGCCTTGTAACTGTTCGAACAAAGGCCATTAAAGGAAAAGGTGCTTGGTACTGGGCTCATTTGGAGCCTATTTTGATTCGAAATCCCAGTACTAATAACCCAAAAGCAGTGAAGCTTAAATGCTCTCTTTGCGACTCAGTTTTCTCGGCTTCGAACCCGTCGAGAACTGCCACCGAGCATCTGAAAAGGGGTACTTGCCCCAATATAAGCTCCGTACTGAGACCCAATTCCTCGGTTTCGCCATTGCCGTTGACGACGTTGCCTTCTCCTTCTTCACACAACCACAGAAAGCGAAGCTCCCAAAGCTGTATGAGTCCTCCAACTCCTCATCACGCTCCCCCTACTGCTTTAGAGGTTCATTCTTTAGCAATGGTTGAGTCGACCAGGTACTGCGGCGAGTTCGGGTACTTGCCGCCGCAGAACGCCGGCGGTGGtgctaataacaataataataataatagtagtaaTAATACAGGATTATATAACCACCATTCGATGTTATCAGGTGGGAAAGACGATTTGGGTGCTTTAGCAATGTTAGAAAACAGTGTGAAGAAGCTTAAGAGTCCTAAAGCCTCACCGGGTCCGACTTTTAGTAAGGAACAAATTGACTCGGCGGTCGAGTTACTTGCCGAGTGGTTCTACGAGTCATGTGGGTCGGTCTCGTTATCGAGCCTCGAGCATCCCAAGTTCAGGGCTTTCCTTAACCATGTGGGGTTGCCTTCCTTGTCTCGGCGCGAGTTTTTGGGTGCTCGGCTCGACGCGAAGTTTGAGGAGGCCAAAGTGGAGTCTGAAGCTAGAATAGAAGATGCCATGTTTTTTCAAGTTGCTTCTAGTGGTTGGAAGAGCAAGAATGTGTGTGACTTTCCTTGTGGAGATGAAAATTTGGTCAAGTTCACTGTTAATCTTCCTAACCGGACTAGTGTTTTTCAAAAGGCCGTTTTTACTGGAGGCGCGTTGCCATCAAAGTACGCTGAGGAGATTTTGTGGGATACTGTTAGTGGGATATGTGGAGGGTCCGAACAGCGTTGCGTGGGGATAGTTTCAGATAAGTATAAAGCCAAGGCTTTGAAGAATTTGGAGGTTCAGAACCATTGGATGGTGAATCTCTCTTGTCAGCTTCAGGGCTTCGTTAGTTTGATTAAGGATTTCAACAAAGAGTTTCCACTTTTCAGAGTTGTCACTGAGAATTGCAAAAAGCTTGCGAATTTTGTAAATACAGAGAGTCAGGTTAGGAATGTTTTCCTCAAGTACAAGACACAGGAGCTTGATTGTGCAGGGTTGCTTCGAGTTCCTTCTTCGAAATTTGATACTTCAAAGAACTTTGGACCAGTTCTTGCAATGTTGGAGGATGTGTTGAGCTGTTCCCGGGTACTCCAAATGGTTGTGATGGATGATTCCTGTAAGGTGGTTCTTGTAGAGGATCCAACTGGGCGAGAGGTTGTTAGGATGATTCAGAGTGAAGGCTTTTGGAATGAATTGGATTCAGTTTATTCTCTTGTGAAGCTGATCAGAGGGATGGTTCAGGAGATTGAGGTTGAGAGGCCATTAGTTGGGCAATGCTTACCTCTTTGGGAGGAGTTAAGAGCAAAAGTGAAGGAATGGTGTGCTAAATGCAGCATTGCCGAAGCAccagttgacaaaataatagaaaatcgGTTCAAGAAAATGTACCACCCAGCTTGGGCTGCTGCTTTTATACTTGACCCTCTTAACTTGATCAGGGACACAAGTGGGAAATATCTTCCACCATTCAAGTGCTTGACTCATGAGCAACAAAAGGATGTAGATAAGCTCATAACCAGGTTGGTTAGCAGAGAAGAAGCTCATATTGCATTGATGGAGCTTATGAAATGGAGGTCAGAAGGACTGGACCCCCTTTATGCTCAAGCAGTTCAAGTAAAACAAAGAGACCCCATCACTGGAAAGATGAAAGTTGCCAATCCACAAAGCAGTAGACTTGTATGGGAAACTTGCTTAAGCGAGTTTAAGACTTTAGGTAAGGTTGCAGTTAGGCTTATTTTTCTTCAAGCAACCTCATGTGGA